Within the Oncorhynchus tshawytscha isolate Ot180627B unplaced genomic scaffold, Otsh_v2.0 Un_scaffold_1528_pilon_pilon, whole genome shotgun sequence genome, the region AATATGACGTCGGTATTTTCCATTAACTATTGTTTTAACCACCCACCTGTACTTGAGCCAATCTCCTGCTCAGCTTAAGTATACCTTTCAAATATATTCATAGCCAAATTAAATTACTTTCTTTTGTTGAATTTgacatttttaaatatatttgtatAAATTTGCTTTGATACATCTATTCATTAATTAGTACTTTGAAATGTGTGGATTTCTTTTGTCTACATTTGCATGGAAGTGTAGTGCTTGTACATTTGATACAATTTGTAATTCCTTGTACTAAGCTATAGGTGGCAGTAAATGCTAAAACATTCATCCACTGCTCCATGGGGGGAGACCATTGAACCAAGGGGGTTGTCATTGGTTATGCTTCAGATGAAACATTCCCTTTATTTTAATGTTAATCATAGGCAATTAACATAGTCCTGTACACTTTAAGGGATGTATGTGCGAGGTCAACCACTTACAAAACCAATACTTATATCAATTAAAATAACTTCAATATTACTTTCAAAATAATTATTTatacttacaaacacacacaaaagttAAATATGTTCCTTAGATAACTGACATTAATAGTACTATGCATTTCTTAGAATAGGCTTCTTCTGCGCTCTGTTCAACCAACTGTATTCCTTGGAGTTCCCGTGCTACCTGAGACTACTGGTAAAGTGACTGCACCCTTCTCTATCAGTGAAGGAGCTGGTCAGTCATTCCAACCACCAGTTTAGTGCACCGCAAGCCTGAAACTACCTGTAGACTTTCGGTTTGAGGGCCTtccttgtgtatgtgtgcttcaGTGTTTAGCTTCCAATATGTGTCTTATTAGTAAAGGGGGAAGCTACTCATGGTATtttccacccacccacacaacgTAGACTAGCATCCTCTgttaccagaacatcatcagtaACGTATTCTAGCTTCTACAGCTCTCGTCACCATTGACATTCAATAGGTAATTTCTCTGAGACTAGAACAGTACAAATGGCAGGTTGACAAGGCTGCTCCTCAGCCCAATGACTAATTTCCCCTCCACTGTAGCTTGTAGGTTTACTGGTTGTTTCCTCATATCCAAGCCTAATCACTCATCTGTTTTTAATTTGCACTTACCATGAACTTGTTTATGTTGTACATATTATGAAGGCAATCGTGAGTGGAAGGTTTTGTTGAAACTTCTTTTGTAATGTTTTAATAATCTGAATAAAGCATAGCTACTTGAATTTATTGCGCCGGCCTTGGGGGAAGTCCACATGAACCTATTCTAAACTACAGCCCAACCTGTCATTTTCCCATAATGTGTGGTGTTGAACTGACTCCTTgcatattttctctctctgttctattgAATTACTGACATAGAAAATGAACTAGCAGCATGGCCTATAAGCAGTCTTTGTATTAGCCTCTACCCTGCTGTCTTAGGGGAATCCTCCCGGAGCTGCTGGGAGAACAGGGACAGTAGGCCCTGTCAGTCATTACCTCTTCTCCCTCAGCTATGGGAATAACCCCACAGAACAGACCAATCCATCCCTCCGGAGAAAATGAAAtgcacatttttttaaaggatgAGGCAACACATCAGTGAGTCATGGTGTTCACTAGTACATAATTTGGAATGCGAAGGCAGCACCTTGGCTGGGGGGTTAGTTGGGACTGTCACTGCCCTCCTTTTCCTTGTTTTCACAGATTTCAGTGTAGCTGAAGATCTAGCAATGTGGGTATTTTTGAAGTAGACCTCGGCCCACTGTGATGTTGCTCTCGGCTTTGTAGCTAGAAGGAAACAGTACAAACTGCAGTATGGATTTCAGCCTTGGTCGGTCGTGTGGTAGAGTGAAGTTTAGAGATGTCTTATGGTTTAGTACCTAGGTTGAATTGTCTGTAAGCCGTTACTTTTTGCTGGATTTAGAGATGAACGGATGGTGTCAGTTCCAAGGATCCCTCCCAAAACAAAGTCAAATCTGACATGCCTGGATGCAGTTCAGTGCAAACATCACTTTAGCAGCACATTGaaaaataatataacaataattGTTTAGTAAGCGCCAGAGTTATACGATTTGATGATATCCTGTAAAGTAtgtttgtctcttcctctctgagcAGAGATGGCGGTGGGCCCAGTGGACCCCAGGGAGGTCCTGAAGGGAGTAGAGAACCTgctggggaaagatggagagctCCGCAGCCTGGAGGGTGTCCCCAAAGTTTTCAGGTAATTAACATACTGCCATTTTTTTACTTTTATGATGTGCTTTCGAACTTGTATAACATTTTTCCAGCTTTtactgtttagtgtttttcattAATTATTTTGACATTATTTTGAGTTGCCAGTGTAGACTGTAATGGTAGCATTCTTGTTCTGACCATTGGTTTTCTTGGTCTTTTCTCCACAGTCTCATGAAGGGCTCTCACAAGATGGTGAGCAGGTGTATGTACCTGAATATCCTACTGCAGACCAAGTCCCATGACATTCTCAACCGGTAAGATCTACTCCCATTTTGTGTCATCTATTGTTGAGTAACTTGTTTAGTAACTTCACTAGGGAGTTTTCCGCCACTTTGCTACTGCTTGTTCTTGGCGGGGTTGGGGGTCTAGGCCGGATTACTGTAAAGCGCTTTGTGAAAATGGGCCATTTAGATTCAATTTGATTGACTCTTCCATCCCTTCATCCAGGTTTATCCGAGTGGGAGGCTACAAGCTGCTGAACGCGTGGCTGACCTACTCCAAATCTAGCAACAACACCCCCCTGTTACAGCTCATCCTGCTAACGCTGCAGAAACTGCCCCTCACTGTAGACCACCTGAAACAGAACAACACTGCCAAGCTGGTCAAGCAGCTCAGCAAGACTGGAGAGACTGAGGGTATGTTTTTAAACAACTTTCATTTCTCTTGAGTGCCACCCTCTTCAATACACTGAGCTGACTAAATAGACCTCTATGAGGAAATAGTTTAGCATTTTATTTGTAACTCACTTTCTTACAAACCAAAAGTTAATGATACAGTTCCTAGTGGTGGTATCTGTGCATTagatgtacattttttttatcatCGTGTCTGAGGTTGATTTGCAGCtaatgttgtctctgtctctcagagctGAGGAAGCTGTCTGCTGGGCTGGTGGATGGCTGGATGGCTACCATCCGTTCCCAGAGTGTCTCCGCCACCTCTCCTGCAGGTAACGACTACTCTCCTATCCCTCGTTCCCTCACTTTCACTTGCTTCCTCTCGTTAACTCTCCGCTCCCCTGTAATCTCAGTGTACATaacaccccctttctctctcagatAAGAAACggaagaaggaggaggggaaagtgCCAGTCCGAGAGGTGAAGGCGGCTGATGGAGGGAAGGCagcggaggaggagagaaagagggagaagccCAAAGCTCACGCTCCCAGCCATGCTAAGATCCGCTCCATAGGTAGACTACACTCCCTTCACCGCCATCTTGTCAAACTACACGCACACCCAGTTTATCACAAAGTTTAATTTACAAAATATGATTCTGTGTATAAGGTTGTCCTTTGATAAAAGACAGGCAACGGTAATATGCAAATGAAGAAGTAATTGTGTTTCTGGCTGTAGGGATGAAGCTCCTGCTGTTGCAAAAGTGCTGGATGTTGGACTATATAATATCCTGATCTGACCCTGTCCTGTTTGTTGTTGTCCAGGCCTGGAGATGGAtgctccctcccctgtcccagtCAAGAAGCCCCCCGTGGCCCTCCAGCTGGGAGACAAGTACAACATCAAACCATCCCAAGTCCTCAAGAGACCCAGGTAACCTACACTTCAGACAGTAATAACAGCTTTGTTCATATTGTGTATATTCATCGTCCTTCTGCGTTTTACCAGGCAATAACAGGATAAAAAAATTGCCTAACCAAAACATAAAACACTGCTCAGTGCTTCCCCCTAGGTGGTTAATGAGAGTATTGACCAAACCTgtctttggcaaatgtatttgcCATTTGTAATGAATATATTGGAACTATTACTCACTGAACCTCTCccatgtatctctctctaccAGTTTGGGTCCTATGGAGtcaaatttaacatgtttctcTTGTCTTTCTTTCTACCAGTTTTGGTCCTCTGGACCCTCCCCCTGTGGAGAAGAAGTATAAACCCCTCAACACCACTCCTAACCACACCAAGGAGATCAAGGTGAAGATCATCCCGGCACAACGTAAGACCTCAACAGAAATCGGTATGTACTTATGGACCCCTTTACTGCATGTACAGTAGTAGATTAGACCTAACCCCTCAACATGGAGAAGATTAGACCTAACCCCTCAACATGGAGAAGATTAGACCTAACCCCTCAACATGGAGAAGATTAGACCTAACCCCTCAACATGGAGAAGATTAGACCTAACCCCTCAACATGGAGAAGATTAGACCTAACCCCTCAACATGGAGAAGATTAGACCTAACCCCTCAACATGGAGAAGATTAGACCTAACCCCTCAACATTAGATTAGACCTAACCCCTCAACATGGAGAAGATTAGACCTAACTCCTCAACATGGAGTAGATTAGACCTAACCCCTCAACATGGAGAAGATTAGACCTAACTCCTCAACATGGAGAAGATTAGACCTAACCCCTCAACATGGAGAAGATTAGACCTAACCCCTCAACATGGAGAAGATTAGACCTAACCCCTCAACATGGAGAAGATTAGACCTAACCCCTCAACATGGAGTAGATTAGACCTAACCCCTCAACATGGAGTAGATTAGACCTAACCCCTCAACATGGAGAAGATTAGACCTAACCCCTCAACATGGAGAATATATCAGGCTTGAGGTCAATTCCTTTTCAATTCAGGGAGTTACGTGAAATTCCAAGTATCCTAAGTACTTGTCTCAGAGAACTTTTTGGAATTTGTTTACTTCCTGAGTTGACTcgattgaaattgaattgaccacCTCAACGCTGGTAGATACCCACACACTGCTGTAAATGTTCCACTACTGGAAGGTCTTCAAGACTGAAACATTGCAGTAAACTAAGAGAGCATACAAACTGTTTCAGAGCATAAACAAACATTTGTTTCTTTCACATGACATGTTGTTTTGCACCCTACCCCTGAGAaaatagtgtgatgtgtgtagtACACACTTTGAAACCCATCTCTCCCTCAACAAAACCTGCAGTATTTTGACTGTTAATGACATGACTAAggtaccctcctctctctgcagccCTTGAGGGTACAGGCTTCCTGGATGCCCTAAACTCCGCCCCTGTTTCTCTCATCAAGATCAAGAAGaagaaaggaagggaagggagagacccCAAAGCTGTCTCTCCCACGTCAAACAAGGTAAACACACAACTTCCtaaccagacagacagcacagactACTCTTTCTGCTATTCTGACTCTACACCTGAATCTTTGGGAAGGCCGTGCAAATGGAATTGAGTgttcacccatctctctctctttacatccctcctcctctcagccgtGTCCATTCGAGGGTAAACCTCACTATCCTTCACCTCAGGGTGGCACCAAGCCCTCGTCCCCAGAGACCCAGGTggcctccaccacccctccccacgAGGTCTCAGTAGACCTGGAGCAACCCGGCACGCCCGTGCCCGCCGACGACCCAGAGGCCATGGACACGGGCAGCGAGAAGCCCAGCGCCCTGGCTGAACCCCGCGGCGAAGAGGAGGGTCAGCTGACCAAGAAgggcaagaagaagaagagcgTGCGCTGGGCCGAGGAGGAGCAGCTCACACAGTACTTCTACTTCGACCTGGACGAGACcgagagaggtgagagaacaaAAACTAACGGTAACTTCAATTCAATTTTTTCGGTCGGTGTTGTGTGTAATTGCACGTTAAACTGTGGTTGTATAGTCAAACTAGATAGCCAACAGCCCAATAAAGACATGCTCAACACTTTACTTTTGACTTTTCTGTTAAATTTAGTCTTTTGGCAGGgatgtgacccccccccccctgcttTCCTGTCATTTATCTTCGAAAAATACCTATTCCCTTGTCAAAATCCAGCCTTTTCTGCTTTTCTATCTTGTCGTGATCACATCCCTGTTGTGTGCCATGGCTAACCTTCTCATTCtgcacctctctccttcctcctgttccttctatccccctctccaGTCAACGTCAACAAGGTCAAGGACTTTGGCGAGGCGGCGAAGCGCGAGATGATGATGGACCGCCACACGTTTGAGATGGCGAGGCGCCTGTCCCATGACTCCATGGAGGAGCGCGTCCCCTGGAGCCCCCCGAGGCCCCTGGCCCTCACCGGCCCCCTGGTCAACGCTGGTGCCAATAGCACAGAGAGACTCACACAGAGGGACCGCGAGATGGGCATCCTGCAGGAGATCTTCCTCACCAAGGAGAGGTACGGATTCACACACAACTTGGATCTCTATAGCCTAGTGGGTTACCAGGTGCTCAAAATGCCTCACATTCTATTGTGGAAACTCACCTTCTGTTTCTTCTCCTCAGTGTTCCTGACAGCCCCCATGAACCAGAGCCTGAGGCCTACGAACCCATGCCTCCACGCCTCATACCCCTGGACGAGGTGAAATATACCCTTTTCTGTCAATCACTTTGGTGCCGTTTGAAAGATGTGTTCAACTAAAATGAATGAACAACCAAACGTTTTGAACATAAAATAGGAAACATTACAAGTGTTATCAGTTTTGAATCTGAAAAAAGTGCTAAAGTCCTGTAATACATAAAGACAACGCTCAATGCTCCAAACATCCTCTGTGTCCAGTGAActaactccctctcttctccaggaCTCGACCATGGtggatgacagctacatggagCCCATGGACACGTCGTCCCAGCCTGGCTCTGGCGTGGGCCCCGGGGGGGTGGAGGGCTCCAAGCTGCCCCCCGTCCTCGCCAACCTCATGGGCAACCTGGGGGCCAACAACCTTTTGAGTAACCTAGGCAACATTGCCCAGGGCACGCCTGGTGCCCCCGCTAACCCCTCCGTCAACGTACAGGAGTTACTCACCTCCATCATGGTAAGTGATATAGCATGAACTAATCCTGTTTTTGTAACCCTGCCATTATGTCATCTCATTGAGAAACTTTATGATTGGAGGATTTCAAGTATTAATGTGTTTACCGTAACTGTTTTAAAACGGACCTTCTGGAACCCCCGGAAAAGCCCTGTAACCAGTGTATCTGTGATGTTTATTTTAGTCTGTCATGATTTGgcttaacccctccctccctcccctgtaggGAGCTAGTGGTGGCCAGTCTACTGAGGACCTGATCAAGCAGCCAGACTTCTCTGAGAAGATCAAACAGCTGCTGGGCTCTCTACAGCAGACCCAGAACCAGGGCCCCCCCACCGGACCCCCGCCCGGAGGTACACACAAACCtttacaacacagacacacacataagcacacacagaCCCCCTACACAACACACtattgatcatagtctgttgctggaaaaaggtatgtgttatggctttacaccccctgctatattgtggataaagcgttacctgtctaacagaacacagagggtgttctttaatggaagcctctccaacaaaatccaggtacagtcaggaattccccagggcagctgtctaggtccTTTTTTTCAATCACAAAGGCAGTGTGTCTGtttgcggatgactcaacactatacacctcAGCTACTACAgggactgaaatgactgcaacaacgagttgcagttagtttcagaatgggtggcaaggaataagtttaaatatttcaaactaaaagcattgtatttgggacaaataatttactaaacctcaactaaatcttgtcaTGAATAATGTggtaattgagcaagttgaggagacaacTGCTTGgtgtaacactagattgtaaactgccatggtcaaaatatattgatacaacagtagctaggatggggagaagtctgtctataataaagcgctgctctgccttcttaacagcactatcaacaaggcaggtcctgcaggccctagttttgtcgcacctggactactgttcagtcgtgtggtcaggtgccacaaattAGAgacttgcaattggctcagaacaaggAAGcgcggctggcccttggatgtacacagagagctaacattaatcatatgcatgtaaatctctcgTGGCTCaaaatggaggagagattgacttcatcactacttttatttatgagaggtattgacatgttgaatccactgagctgtctgtctaaactactggtgcacagctcagacacccatgcataccccacaaaacATCCCACAAGAGGTCTCGTcacagtccagaacagactacgggaggcgcacagtactgcATAGTCATGACTACATGAAACTCTTTTCCATGTCAAGTAACTCACGCCAGCAGTAAAATGAGATGTAAAAAGCAGATATAAAATACACCTtttggaacagcagggactgtgaagcaacacaaacacaggcacagacacatgcatacaaacacacaataacaaacggactatacacacacgtacacattgattttgtgttgtagatatgccTGAGGGTACACACTTAATacgttgtgaaatctgttgtgaatgtactgtaatgtataactgccttaattgtCCTGGACCCCAGGAatggtagctgctgccttgacaacagctaatagggatccataataaatacacaccttcctctctctagTTCTAACACAAACCAAATATTCTTACATTTCCTCCTACTCTTAACTGTATATCATGATATGCATACTAGAATGGTTGTTAAAGTATGTCTTTCCTCCACAGTGAGCCAGGGCCTGTTGGGCCACGGTCCAGGCATGAACAACATGCCCAACATGGGCATGCCCATGAACGGAGTGGGGTACCCTCCTGCAGGCAAGCCCCTGGGCCCTGGAGGCCCCCACTATAACCATCCTCCGCCCCCACACAACCATGGACCCCCTGGCTTCAACGCCAACCCCGCATGATGGGCCCCCCGCCACCCCAGGGCCACGGAGGAGACAACAGCAACTACTGGGGGGACGACTCGATGAGGGGGGGCCCCCACCGGGGCGGAGGGGGCCACTTCCACCGAGGGGgccgagggagaggaggggaacaggTGGGCTTCAGAGGGAGAGGACGAGGGGGGCCTAGAGGAGGACACAACATGGGAGGTGAGTTGACTTAGAAAGGGCATGTTCCTTCTACAAATGTTGTTTCTTTTAGACATATAGGGCCAGTCTGAAACACCACCCTGTGTTGCCCATGTAGGACGCTGCCCCACTATCGTGCAATAAAAGTAAAGACGAAGTTGATTTCCGTTTCCCATCTTCTAGCCTTGATGCAGTCAGTACAGACGTTTGGTTTGCCTGGCTAGTTGTATACTAACTCTGTTCTTTTCTATCTCCTCTCAGACATGTCCAAGAGGCCAGTGTGTCGCCACTTCATGATGAAAGGAAACTGCCGTTACGAGAGCAACTGTGCTTTCTACCACCCTGGCGTCAACGGTCCTCCCCTGCCCCCCAACCACCCCGCCCACAACCAGTATAATGACCACGGACCCCAACACGGGCACTAGACCACCAACACACCTCGAACACAAAGACATGACAATACCCTGATACTACCACTAGGTGGCAGAACTCCGAATTCATGAGCTGCTGGTTTAGTTTCACcactggaacagagagacagacagcccacCAGGCTAGAAAGAGAGTTGAATGTGACCATCAATGTGAGAGACAGACAAGGCTGTGTCCTGCAGCCTTAACAGCTGCTCTGGTCTGGTAAtctcaatgtgatttttctgcaGGTCTGTTGAAGAAGCAGTTCCACTACTGTTCTCCTACTCTGTGACTGGGACTTTGATATGAAGGCTCACCAGTAGCAGAGGAAGATACTGAATATAGAGGGCAGAATCAGACATTTATCTActacttcctcttcctctctccccacaccAACCCAATATATCCCCCAAGAAATTCTCGACTTCATACATCCATTTTTGTTTGCCCTGCTCGCTCAAACTCCCTTGATCAGTGACAGAGGACATTGCTTGTACACCAGAATACACAGACGCTCATGCCCTGGCTTTGTAAAAGTATAGGTACTGCTATAGCTGTGAGATGATCATTTAGTAtgtttgtttaaatgttttattgtgaTCATTTT harbors:
- the LOC112229593 gene encoding LOW QUALITY PROTEIN: serine/threonine-protein phosphatase 1 regulatory subunit 10 (The sequence of the model RefSeq protein was modified relative to this genomic sequence to represent the inferred CDS: inserted 1 base in 1 codon) — translated: MAVGPVDPREVLKGVENLLGKDGELRSLEGVPKVFSLMKGSHKMVSRCMYLNILLQTKSHDILNRFIRVGGYKLLNAWLTYSKSSNNTPLLQLILLTLQKLPLTVDHLKQNNTAKLVKQLSKTGETEELRKLSAGLVDGWMATIRSQSVSATSPADKKRKKEEGKVPVREVKAADGGKAAEEERKREKPKAHAPSHAKIRSIGLEMDAPSPVPVKKPPVALQLGDKYNIKPSQVLKRPSFGPLDPPPVEKKYKPLNTTPNHTKEIKVKIIPAQRKTSTEIALEGTGFLDALNSAPVSLIKIKKKKGREGRDPKAVSPTSNKPCPFEGKPHYPSPQGGTKPSSPETQVASTTPPHEVSVDLEQPGTPVPADDPEAMDTGSEKPSALAEPRGEEEGQLTKKGKKKKSVRWAEEEQLTQYFYFDLDETERVNVNKVKDFGEAAKREMMMDRHTFEMARRLSHDSMEERVPWSPPRPLALTGPLVNAGANSTERLTQRDREMGILQEIFLTKESVPDSPHEPEPEAYEPMPPRLIPLDEDSTMVDDSYMEPMDTSSQPGSGVGPGGVEGSKLPPVLANLMGNLGANNLLSNLGNIAQGTPGAPANPSVNVQELLTSIMGASGGQSTEDLIKQPDFSEKIKQLLGSLQQTQNQGPPTGPPPGVSQGLLGHGPGMNNMPNMGMPMNGVGYPPAGKPLGPGGPHYNHPPPPHNHGPPGFNAXPRMMGPPPPQGHGGDNSNYWGDDSMRGGPHRGGGGHFHRGGRGRGGEQVGFRGRGRGGPRGGHNMGDMSKRPVCRHFMMKGNCRYESNCAFYHPGVNGPPLPPNHPAHNQYNDHGPQHGH